One window of the Chryseobacterium camelliae genome contains the following:
- a CDS encoding TonB-dependent siderophore receptor translates to MNKTIITLGFLVLSSAAYSQMKYAPVTDTVRIQTIEDVNLHKTGNPNKARPLSTKSNLTVMENPQPISIVTHEIIEQQQARQLSDVIKNVNGIYLTSSRGGSQDSFGGRGFTFANDNIFKNGARVNSGVFPEVTSLERVEVLKGANAMLYGNVGPGGIVNLITKKPRFEFGGTLGFSAGSWNAYKPTVDVYGPLSKSVAFRMNGTYEYAESFRDVVQSKKHYFNPSFVFNIGENTQLIVEGDYLQHQFTPDFGIGSVVDGATGISRLATEINRKQFLGANWQYQTNKQATTDVILNHKFSNSWTLNAVASYQNYTKDYFSTERIQWNYDSSKNNLNPSWKRSVGRTYNEQNYTSLQVNLNGEFKTGKVNHKLLVGTDGDYSQADNYTYAISSGDFGTLYLNNPATWTNEVTMPAADRSYRRRIPTKRFGIYLQDFVELTKSIKLLAGIRYSYLTNGESSDNVFIPGTKIPAVSAETKNHAFSPKVGLVYNPNENLSVFATYTNSFVPNAGFDFYTRGALDPSIVDQYELGIKKNFWNNAVAVNLSVYQINNNNTYTQPINNPTGDTTLRIYAGAVRSRGAELDLTGNPTKNLSLIGGVSYNNAVYTKTPNDGFVEDQRLVRTPAFTANASAFYTFTEFAKGLVIGATAFYTGDRKAGWNDVKGQSQVTRMIDVGGFTTIDLSLGYQWNKFMVQGKLGNLFDVVNYNVHENYSVNPIMPRNVYFTLNYKL, encoded by the coding sequence ATGAATAAAACAATTATCACCTTAGGATTTCTTGTCCTGTCTTCAGCAGCATACTCACAGATGAAGTATGCTCCCGTTACGGATACGGTCAGGATCCAGACTATTGAAGACGTTAACCTTCATAAAACCGGAAATCCGAATAAAGCCCGGCCTTTATCTACAAAATCGAATCTTACGGTGATGGAAAACCCTCAGCCGATCTCCATTGTTACCCACGAGATTATTGAGCAGCAACAGGCAAGACAGCTGAGTGATGTGATAAAAAATGTAAACGGAATTTATCTTACGTCTTCTAGAGGAGGTTCACAAGACAGCTTCGGGGGACGCGGATTCACGTTTGCCAATGATAATATCTTCAAGAACGGAGCCAGAGTCAACAGTGGTGTTTTCCCTGAAGTAACCAGCCTTGAAAGAGTGGAAGTGCTGAAAGGAGCCAATGCGATGCTGTACGGAAATGTGGGACCCGGCGGGATTGTGAACCTGATTACCAAAAAGCCGAGGTTTGAGTTTGGTGGTACCCTGGGATTCAGCGCCGGAAGCTGGAATGCATACAAACCTACCGTAGATGTTTACGGTCCTCTAAGTAAAAGCGTTGCTTTCAGAATGAACGGGACTTATGAATATGCAGAAAGTTTCAGGGATGTGGTACAGTCTAAGAAGCATTACTTTAATCCTTCCTTTGTATTTAATATTGGTGAAAATACACAGCTTATCGTAGAAGGAGATTACCTTCAGCATCAGTTTACGCCGGATTTCGGTATCGGAAGCGTTGTGGATGGTGCAACCGGCATTTCCAGGCTGGCTACAGAAATCAACAGAAAACAGTTCCTGGGCGCCAACTGGCAGTATCAGACCAATAAACAAGCTACTACGGATGTTATCCTCAACCATAAATTCAGCAACAGCTGGACGTTAAATGCTGTAGCTTCCTACCAGAACTATACTAAAGATTATTTTTCTACGGAAAGGATACAGTGGAACTACGACTCTTCCAAAAACAACCTGAATCCAAGCTGGAAAAGAAGTGTAGGAAGAACGTACAACGAACAGAATTATACTTCACTTCAGGTAAACCTCAACGGGGAATTCAAAACCGGAAAGGTAAACCATAAGCTTTTGGTGGGCACAGACGGAGATTACAGCCAGGCCGACAATTATACCTATGCCATCAGCTCCGGAGACTTCGGAACATTATATCTCAACAACCCTGCTACCTGGACCAACGAAGTTACTATGCCTGCTGCTGACAGGTCATACAGGAGAAGAATTCCTACCAAACGCTTTGGGATCTACCTTCAGGATTTTGTTGAACTGACCAAATCCATCAAATTACTTGCGGGAATCCGTTATTCTTATCTGACGAACGGCGAATCCAGTGATAATGTATTTATCCCGGGGACCAAAATTCCTGCCGTGAGTGCCGAGACCAAAAACCATGCATTCTCACCTAAGGTTGGACTGGTTTACAACCCGAATGAGAACCTCTCTGTATTTGCAACCTATACGAACTCATTTGTCCCTAATGCCGGATTTGACTTTTACACCAGAGGAGCCCTGGATCCTTCTATCGTAGATCAATATGAACTCGGAATTAAGAAGAACTTCTGGAACAATGCTGTCGCTGTAAACCTTTCCGTATACCAGATCAATAACAACAATACATATACGCAGCCCATCAACAATCCTACCGGGGATACTACCCTAAGGATATATGCCGGGGCAGTGAGGAGCCGCGGAGCGGAGCTGGACCTTACCGGGAATCCGACGAAAAACCTGTCATTAATCGGTGGGGTATCTTATAACAATGCTGTTTATACGAAAACACCGAATGACGGTTTTGTGGAAGACCAGAGACTGGTAAGGACGCCTGCTTTCACAGCCAATGCCTCAGCATTTTATACCTTCACTGAATTTGCGAAAGGCCTGGTCATCGGTGCTACTGCATTTTATACCGGAGACCGGAAAGCAGGATGGAATGATGTAAAAGGTCAGTCACAGGTAACCAGGATGATTGATGTTGGCGGATTTACCACCATAGATCTGAGCTTAGGATATCAGTGGAATAAATTCATGGTCCAGGGAAAACTGGGTAACCTGTTTGATGTGGTGAACTATAATGTTCACGAGAACTATTCCGTTAATCCTATTATGCCGAGAAACGTTTATTTCACGCTCAACTATAAACTCTGA
- a CDS encoding PepSY domain-containing protein codes for MDKIKDTRSFMRVTHRYLGYFLAGIMAVYAISGVLLVYRDTDLLKKEKHYDKAVGKNLSEKELGKELKIKNLEIEKTENGILYFKQGTYNSETGQAQYDKKELPFVLDKMTKLHKSQSKDALSPLNTFFGIALFFFVISSFWMFNPKTKAFKRGMVFTIAGLIVSIILLFV; via the coding sequence ATGGATAAGATCAAAGACACGAGAAGCTTTATGCGTGTTACCCACCGTTACCTGGGTTATTTTCTGGCAGGCATCATGGCTGTATATGCCATCAGTGGTGTTCTGCTGGTGTACCGGGACACCGATTTACTGAAAAAGGAAAAACATTATGATAAAGCAGTCGGAAAAAACCTGTCGGAAAAAGAACTCGGCAAGGAACTCAAAATAAAAAACCTGGAGATTGAGAAAACGGAAAACGGCATTCTATATTTTAAGCAGGGAACCTATAATTCAGAGACCGGCCAGGCTCAGTACGATAAAAAAGAACTGCCTTTTGTCCTGGATAAGATGACCAAGCTTCACAAATCCCAGTCTAAGGACGCCCTGTCTCCGCTGAATACCTTTTTCGGTATTGCCCTGTTCTTTTTTGTCATCTCCAGTTTCTGGATGTTCAATCCTAAAACCAAAGCTTTTAAGCGCGGTATGGTTTTCACTATTGCAGGACTCATTGTCTCCATTATTCTTTTATTTGTATAG